A section of the Gallus gallus isolate bGalGal1 chromosome 4, bGalGal1.mat.broiler.GRCg7b, whole genome shotgun sequence genome encodes:
- the POU4F1L gene encoding brain-specific homeobox/POU domain protein 3: MMSMNSKQAFSMHPILHEPKYPHLHTSSEAIRRACLPAPQIQGNIFAGFDETLLRGAEALAAVDIVSQKTHPFKPDATYHTMSSVSCTPTSSSVHLHHPSVLTTHHPHHHHHQPAQGLEGELLDHLNSALPLGGVPGPDVGSTPSHPHSHMSAINHMAHHSQPMNMSHPHGLASHAVISGPETETDPRELESFAERFKQRRIKLGVTQADVGSALANLKIPGVGCLSQSTICRFESLTLSHNNMVALKPILEAWLEEAERAQREKMTKPEIYTGGDKKRKRTSIAAPEKRSLEAYFAVQPRPSSEKIAAIAEKLDLKKNVVRVWFCNQRQKQKRMKFSATY, encoded by the exons ATGATGTCCATGAACAGCAAGCAGGCTTTCAGCATGCACCCCATCCTGCACGAGCCCAAGTacccccacctgcacaccagctCCGAAGCCATCCGCAGAGCCTGCCTGCCCGCCCCCCAG ATCCAGGGTAACATTTTTGCGGGCTTTGATGAGACCTTGCTACGGGGCGCCGAGGCTCTGGCCGCTGTGGATATAGTATCGCAGAAAACCCATCCGTTCAAGCCGGATGCCACCTACCACACCATGAGCAGCGTGTCCTGCACTCCTACCTCGTCCTCTGTGCACCTGCACCACCCGTCCGTGCTGACCACCCAccacccccaccaccaccaccatcagccCGCGCAGGGCCTGGAGGGAGAGCTCCTGGACCACCTCAACTCTGCCCTCCCCCTGGGAGGGGTGCCGGGTCCCGACGTGGGCTCCACGCCGTCCCACCCTCATTCCCACATGTCGGCCATTAACCACATGGCCCACCACTCCCAACCTATGAACATGTCCCACCCCCACGGCCTGGCGTCCCACGCCGTCATCTCGGGCCCCGAGACAGAGACGGACCCACGGGAGCTGGAGTCCTTCGCCGAGCGCTTCAAGCAGCGGAGGATCAAGCTGGGGGTGACCCAGGCAGATGTTGGATCTGCGTTGGCCAACCTGAAGATCCCGGGGGTGGGCTGCCTTAGCCAAAGCACAATCTGTAGGTTCGAGTCTCTCACCTTGTCCCACAACAACATGGTGGCCCTCAAACCCATTTTAGAAGCCTGGCTGGAGGAGGCCGAGCGGGCCCAGAGGGAGAAAATGACCAAACCGGAGATCTACACGGGAGGTGACAAGAAACGCAAGCGCACCTCCATCGCTGCTCCCGAAAAGCGCTCGCTGGAGGCTTACTTTGCCGTGCAGCCACGGCCCTCCTCGGAGAAAATCGCCGCCATCGCCGAGAAGTTAGACTTGAAGAAGAACGTGGTGAGGGTCTGgttttgcaatcagagacagaagcagaaaaggatGAAATTTTCTGCCACTTACTGA